In Acanthopagrus latus isolate v.2019 chromosome 23, fAcaLat1.1, whole genome shotgun sequence, the genomic window TaggataataaataaatgattcaaaTATTAGCTAAACATAATGGAGTTTAAATAAATAGctaaaaaataatgtataaagtttaaatagttagctaaaagtaaagGATTAATGATTTAAATATTAGCTAAAAAACAAATGGATTAATGGTGAACTGTAAGTCATGGATAAAAATAGCAGCCATGCTTAAAGAAGGCTAATGTATAAAGTGCAGAGTTAGCTTAAAGGACgaattattaaaatattaagaGATAGATAGCATGTGTAGCTAAAAGTAGGCTATGGATAAATGGCTCAAAACCTTGTGGAAAAATTGCGAAAACGTTAGCTTAAGGTAGGCTAATGGATAACATCTGGAAATAGTTGCCTCAAAGTAGGCTAATGTACCACTGACTTGGTGCCTGAGTGTGCAGCAGATCGCAGACATCGATACTGCCGTCAGTGCCCAGCGTCAGCAAGTGCTCGGATGGGATTAGGAGTGTTTGAGTAGGCTGGACGTGATCTGCTGTGCATTGATCTCTGAACGCGCTCTACAACTGTCAAGACCAATACTGGTCGCCCTGACCTCATATTCAGCAGCTCACCAGACAGTCTGAGCTCTGTGACCCTGTTCATAAGAGGCAGACATGTTGGGAGTTCTACATAGGAGACAGATAAGACACATCGATATCTTACATTGACAGCTTGTTCACTCAGTCACTGAACTGATACattttttgagtttgtattattccAATAAAGCCTCATGTTAGAAGTATCAAAACATCCAATAAAAGGTCCTGTATCACTCCTACAGTATAATACACTTACTTGGTGTCTTATGACAATGCCATCTTTCATCTGTGTTGGGCTCCTTCTCAAAGCTCAAACTGTGTCTGTAGCTGTATTTCTGCCGTGGAACGTTCTCTTTCCACCCATAATTTAGTAGAAATATCTTTATTAAGACCATTTCCTGTATCCTAATGCAACCACAGGCTTAGACCACACTGTAGATGTGGCATTACTTAGCCATACAAAGCTTATATTTCACCCTGAGTGGATTCAAGGCTGAGTGATGAGTGAGTGTTCATGCATTTGGTGCGCCCTAATGCAACCTTTAAATAAATGCGTCAAACTGTTTGTCCTCATGGTCACGTTTTCCTATATTTAGCTAGAAGACTTGGAActtaaacatataaatatatcttGGACATTTGGAGTCCAAAATGACACCAGAGGCTGTGGTCCGGACCTGTCTAGACCctttttgattgaaaaaaaaaaaaggaggtccGTTCACGACGCGCTGAGAATAGTCGATCATGGTCTCTTTGAGCTTTTTGCAGGGTGGGGAGCAAACCTCCATACATCCCACGCGTCATGTGTAATGTATGCCTGCACTGTATGTGGCGGTCCTCTAGCTGGGGGGGGAAGGGGCTCGGATGTAAAAAGAGTCTGGTTTCGTCTGAACACACAACACGCAGGAATTCATGAGCTGCATGAATGAAGATCTGTCAGTTGAAGTCATGCCGAGTGTTTACAGAAATCTGACAGGCTGTAAAATGCCTGCCTGCGTAGTTGAAAATGTacactgtaaatatatacatatactgcTTGCGTCAAATCGCTGCCCCACTGCTATTTTTCCAGGCCCACTGTTAATCTAATCAGCCTGGGTATTAACATGTTGTGAGCAGAGAGTGGAAGGTTGCGGTGTTGACAACTTGGGATTAACATATTGACCTACAGCCCTGAGATTTCAGCAGTAATGCACGGTAATGCTGTACAGTTCAGTGTAGTTCATCGTATTACAGTAGTACAACATACATATCAATCAACCTCTGTCTGTGTGGCGCCAGTTCACAATGAAAGTCATCTCATCCCACTCTAGTGGAGCAAGTCGACACCATAGTCttcaattcatttattcacagaGACCCAACATTTCCCCATGAAtgagcacacatacagtatgtacacacaccGCCCTGACTGATTTGACCCAGTGTCAGTCTGCATTGTCTTTCACAGCTCCtccaaatgtgtgaaaaaacaaatcagaggtCTGATCTGTTTCAACGCAGCTCAGTGTTAGTAGATCTATGATGTGATGACCTTAATCACACAGGTCTGACGCTCACGGTGTTTGCCAGCCTGTGCTGAGCCATACCAGTTTACTGCTTTATTAAAAGAGGCCAGCTCCTTCCTATCTCCAGCCTACAAACTGTTAAACAGGTTAAGCCATCGTCCTGTCCTCCTTTATATGATCAGGTGCCCATGTTGCCCGAACAGGCTGCCCTTAAAACCTCAGCGGGTCAAAGCGCAGCCCTCATTGACCCACATTCTAAACCATTACATGAAACCGTAAATAATTAAGTCTTAACCCCTGATTCCATTTTCACTTCAATCAATCAGTTGAACAGAATACATGACTGCCAACGCTATAGACTGGATAGATATTTAAAAACTTTTATAATTACAGCAAATAGAGATGTGATTATGAGCATTATGCTTCCACATTATGCAAGATTTTGCTGAACAAGTTGCTAATTTTGCTACAGTTTTTCAGCCATTTTACCTAATCAGCAAATGTTGATGGACATATGGTGGCGCTGAACAATGCTCTCatgttaacattagcatttagctgatgtgcagcatcacagagcaACTAGGAATAattgtttttatcctttttgaATTGTGCTATGACTGACACATATGATGTTGAAGTTTAAGAAAGactacacacacaacaaaacgtCATCTTGTTTAACATTCGACTGCATGGTCAGCTCACAGGACTGACTTACTCTCCTTTCACACACTTGGATGTCTATGATGGGAGCAagatgatgtagttcactgtGGTATTACACTTTCTTTACATCATTAGACTTTCTTGACTggcaaaatgatcttttaaattgGTGTTTGACATCATGGTGTAATTCATGGCACCTACATGACATCAAAAAGTGAAATTGTCTCTCACTATTGACTACTCTGCAAATTATTTTAGAAATAAGGTCAATGGGGCACATGGGAAGGGAATGGACTTCCCTCCTTTACAGGATATAATGCAAGGTAAGCAAAGAACCAGACAAGTGATGAGAGGAGAGACGACTGAGGCCTGAGTGGAGTTTACGTTttccctgtgtctgtgtgagtagGTATTTAagtctttaaatgtcaaatttcaAAAGATAACTTTAAGTATTTAGACAAGAATGTGTCCTTACACAACTTCCCATGAGCGCTCTGAGGTTGTGTCACGGCTCTCTCTCAGCATTTGTCCTGCTTCCAGACGGGCTAATACGGGATCCTCCCGTTAGATCAACATTTTCCCCATGGAGGTCACATCGATTTTAGACCAGCGTAAACGGAGCACTCTGATCTTTTAACTATCCTTTGGATGTCAGCTGaatgataaaaataacacatcttAATGAAGTCCTGACTCCTAAACCATTGTCAGTCCAACTCTTTTGTTCCTGGCAATGAGATAAACAATACTGGTCTGTGAAGATTTCCAGTGACCAGGTTCAAGAAGAACTATCTCAGGCATGAAGTCAAAGATCTGCGGACCTGCGATTGTTTCCTCCCtcagtggaaagtaaaacactgTCAGGACCAACAGGTCAAGCTGTTCGATTTTGCTCTTCTTTATCGGTTTAATCACAGCACCACAGGGCCTCACGCATCGGCTTCAGCTCTCTTGCAGTGTGGTGCCAGCCCCATGCTGCGAAGGCCAGACACAAATAGGCCCATAATTAACTCTGATTTGAGAGAATTACTTTGGGAATAAGGTGCCCTCACGGGTGAAAGTCAATACAAAAAGTTTGACACGCCATGAGTATTTGGCAGTACAACAGGTTCCTCTTTTTCGTGTAAAACTCACAACATTTAGAGATTGCCAGCTGCATGGCTACAGTGCAAACCACGACCTGTTTAAGACTGATTTATTGAAACTTCTAAAGTACTAAATACTTTAAATGTTCTCCCACTCATAAACCAAACATCCAACTTCTATTATAGGAAGGGGATGTAACTTGTGTGGAGTCACAAgaaactacatttattttcatattacaAATTTGTTCCTCAAGGGATGTGATCAACACGGTCAAATCCTCAGCTCATTGTTCCCTCAGTGGCTCAACAGCATCAACAGTGAAAAACACGTGAAAACAGCATCTCACATGGACCTGAAGCAAGACCGGCAGGTCGTCTCCTCGAAGGCTAAATGAGGTTTAGAGGGATAAACCTGTTAAAATCCTTCTAGAATGATCTTTGACATTATCTACCCAGTAGGATGAGCCACCTGGAAGGGGCGGGGGGCGGCTTATTGATGGGAACAAGGACAATTGGAGTCAGgtaggggaggaggaggaggaaggggaggaggtgcCGGCCTGGCGGAAAAGTTTGGCTGACCTTTTCCACTGACCACATGTCTGGTAAGAGGAGGATGTGGGGATTAGAGACGGAGGTATAAAAGCGCATCGCAGACGACATTCTGCACAAACTCAACAAGGAGACAGAAGCAGCTCTGAGAAGAGATCTTCAGTGGCCTCTTGGGATACCTGTGACAACAGGTAAGAACTCACTCAAACTCTACTGCTGCAGAACAACTTACTGACTTGACTTAAAAATGATTCAACCTTACAGTCTAGAACAGCTGTTGCTAGTACAACTTTTACAGAGTTTGCATGGTTGTGTATATTAGTAGTAACTACTGGTGGACTGGTTTTGGATCGAATGAGTCATGTTTACACTGAACTAGTAAAGAGAAGGGAATGCAAGAATTCAGAAGAGGATGACTCAGACTTTTTTATTAAGAACGGctttaatgtaaatatgtgtgcaTCGCGAGCTACAACTTTAAACTGATACAAGGGACAAgttgaatgactgaatgacaAGAGCAAGAGGTCTGTGCACGAGTGAGAAGGAAGTAAAGATGAATGATGGTTAACTATGACATTCCTACTTGCCAGCAAAGTTGGTAGACATTGCAATGTAATTCGTTAAAAAGGAGATTAAAAAACTGACTGGTTTGAAGCATAGATGTAGGCAAGATGAGAAACGCagtagcaacaaaacaaagactgacTGAATGGTGATGAACAGAGGGCCCGAGCGGAGACTTAAAGGAGAGAACAGGTGTGTGTAAAGCGGATTGACTTCAGGGGCAACAGTCACAGCAACGGATGGCTGACAACAAGTCGgtcagcctctctgctgcacctCAGACCTCTACACatgagagcagacagacagaccctCTGCATGAGGTTTAGATTTTCCGCTGCGGACATGTGTGAGATACATAACGTACAGAAAGCAGGGTGCCTTCCACCTCTGTCAGATTTCCCTAACAGGATTAGCAGTGTCAGGAGTTGGCTGAACACGGGGGTCAGAGGTACAGCTTAGCGAGGATGCTGCTAAAGATCAGGGTTGAGATGAAAACAAGAGGTACAGCTGACACAGAGGACAACACCATGACGCGTGTTTAATACCTACTGGTTGATGCAGCATCAGGAGTTTAGCAGGAAACCTGTGTGAATAGAATCAAATGAAATTATGACAGAAATCTAATagttaatgaattattttacaGTTGTCTTAAACTACCAAACGTCATCTGAAGTTAAAGTTCCAGATTAGGCAGAAGAGGCCGCTTTCCAATCGCACTTCCCTGCTGTCCAGGAAGGGCAATTAGTCTGCTGCAGATCACAGTGGGATTAGAGAGAATCCGGCTAATCTCCATAATCTACACTGATTGGCATTAGGAGCTAGACGGAAGCAGGATtaacagagggcagcagagaggggcggagggggagagagaggacaaaagacgtcagaggaagaaaatgcaCGTGATGACACAAAATGTCCTCTGTCTTTCAGTCATCCTCAGCAGAAATGAACGGCGGCCCCCCTGCAGGAAGCGCCCTGGCCCCTGGTGGATCCACTGGCCCCACCACACCCAAGAAGGGACCACCCAAGTTCAAGCAGAGGCAGACCCGCACATTCAAGAGCAAGGCCCCCAAGCCAGGCCAgaaggggtaaaaaaaacaaaacaaaacaaaccattaTATTCATCAGTGTTTAGAACAACCAAATGATCACACACCAGGAGCTGACCACTCACCTCTGTGCTTCCTCTCCCCCAGCTTTGGTGACGATATCCCCGGCATGGAGGGTCTTGGCACAGACATCACAGTGGTGTGCCCATGGGAGGCCTTCGGCGACATGGAGCTCAGCGACTTGGCCAAATACGGCATCATCTAAACCTGCTGCCTCCTGCCTTCCTTGCCTGCCTGCACCTCTCCTCCGCCTAATCCTCTCCGTCCTTACTTCCCCTCACCTCGGCTCGGCACGCCATGATAAGGCTGCCGGCGCCCCCGCTAATGCCCTCTCGTCTATCTACCTCAGGCTTCTCTCCACTAAGTGGAAGGAAAGCATAATGATgctgttatttttatattattattattatcatatgataatgttatgtatatatatacttgAAATGAGAAGACGAGAAAAAGAACTCCTCACACCTTTCTCCCTTTTCCCTTCGTCTACCTACAACCGCCCACTCCTgacctctcccccctcctcacttggacctccctctctccctcctcgaCCGCGGCAATGGACGCAAGCAAATCACTAGTTAAGACAAGCCTGTGTTTGCTTCTAGCtgtctataaaaaaaatgtaaatattttgcTCTCAGTTATGAACCTTTTTACCTTGTCTTCCGTCCTACCATTTgtatttcctccatttttcttttctttttgtttttttttgttttcctttttgcattGTACTGTCTTGTCCTTGAGCGCAAAGTTACTGTTAACACCAAGGGACGCAATGTAGTGGTGACAACTGTGATGCGCTTTCACTTGATGATGTAGGATGAACTCCCTTTtgtcccatctctctctcctcgctgcTATCTGAACCTCCCTAGAGAAAAACAGAGgcatgtttatatatattttgtgttacCACAGAATGTGTGAACCAGTATGTCCTGTTAGCTGcaataaaatgtgattattttaagtACTCTCCTTGTCCgcctctttcattttctgctatGCTTAATGAGAGCCGAAAAAAGCACGGAAGCCTTGAAATGaactcaa contains:
- the LOC119014159 gene encoding retinal cone rhodopsin-sensitive cGMP 3',5'-cyclic phosphodiesterase subunit gamma-like → MNGGPPAGSALAPGGSTGPTTPKKGPPKFKQRQTRTFKSKAPKPGQKGFGDDIPGMEGLGTDITVVCPWEAFGDMELSDLAKYGII